In Garra rufa chromosome 14, GarRuf1.0, whole genome shotgun sequence, the genomic stretch catcttgcagacgtacgtgtgctgtCTGGGTAGAGATTACGGtttaattacgttttttttttttacaaaaagcattgattcacttcagaaggcccaTATTAACCCCCCTAAGCCATGTGGAGTAtggtggatggatgcactttattggacttctattgTACTATTGAATaccaacagccattcactgccattataaagcttggaagagccaagacatgttttaatataattctgactgtgttcatctgaaagaagatGAAGGcttgagggagagtaaatcatggggtaattttcatttttgggtgaactatacctttgaTGATTATGCACTCGAGAACAACTGGGTTAAATAGATGATGGCCTGAtaagttcaaataaaaaaaaaaaaaccgagggaaattttattgtgatatttaaGCATTATCCAACTGTGTTCTACAATtaactactttttttttctcagaactacagAGAAATTACAGCTAACGAAAACCACATTCTTCATCAGCCCTTCCTACTCACTTCCTGTATAGTACTCAGCACGAGCCGTGCTTCAGTCCATGTATAAGTCAATACGTTTTGGCTTTCTGAATCTTGCAAAATCTTACACTGTCAAGCTGAAGTTTATCTTCATGGTTAGCTACTTTGTTGACTCATTAGAAGTTGATAATAGCATGGACATGTGAAGTAGGATGCTATCCGTTATCTACATATTAGGATGGGGCAAACCCTGAGATGATACACTCAAAATCGCTCCATTCTTTGCTGGTCATGTATCTGTGAGGGCGGCAAAGGCGCTGGGAAACCGCAGTCGTGACTAAGCTGATAGCAGTTATTCGCACATGGGGGAGTGAGATGTCAACTCAACCCACAAAAACTCCACAATTTTCCCATTTTCTTCTAACCTGTAGGCATCTTTTCTTCAAAGGGTGACACAGATAAACAAATGCAGTGTCTGTGGAGGCTACTAGATGAGAAGATTAGGATTTTGCTACTGAAGAATTTCCAGAGAtctagttttttctttttctttctcgaTCTCACTGATAACTGAGTTCTAGTTTTTATTTTCTGCTCTTCGTTATTCTCCATTTGGGTAGTTGGTAAAAGTGGTGACATGCTATACAtctaaaactactttaaattgcTTAAAATTAAATTCTTATATAATTatcacagatgtttttttttttcataacagATTGGCTTAGTGAGCTGTGACATCAAAGATATAAGACAGGAAGTACATTCTAAAGCACTTCCTGTGTTCTATCTTTGGTATGTTTCAGTTGCTCTGTAGAACTTCAATTGAATGTGTTAAGTTTTGGTACAATAAGAACACAACTGCGTAAAGAGCAAATTAAAGCacaaatatgctatttttttagaCATAAGTATGTATGATTATATTTAGTTTCAATAGGCATTGTTTTAGAAATGTTGAATAATGAGTATATGAGAGTAAAAAATGTGTCTGTTCGCAAATACTTTGAATAAACTGCTTCTTGTCTTGCTTATGCATCTAAtagcattaaaatatattaaaataatatttttcaaatttaaataatgGAATTGAAaacaatgaaaatataaataaacatttatttgatttttcaaACATTGTTCAaactaaattctgtcattaattactcgccttcatgttgttccaaacccataagacctttgctcatcttcggaacacaaatttaaatagttttgatgaaatcctagagctttctgactttCCACAGatagcaagggtcctaccacattcaagacccagaaaggcacCAAGAACATTGACGGAAAAGAGTTGGAAaggtctcggatttcatcaaaagggTTTCATCTTACAGGtatggaatgacataagggtgaataattaatgacagaattttcatttttgggtgaactatccctaaatAATTTCAACCTCATATCTTTTATAACTTTTGATTTTTCTCTCATAGTTTAAATGGATCTGTAGACGTGCTGCCTATATATTTTAGAAAAGATCTCTTGAAAGGGAATCATTTCCTGGTATTTTAAGCTTTTCCATACAAAGGAAAGTCTTGTTTACCACCTGTTTAGTGATTTCAGTGCAGTGTAGTTCTGTAGTACAGAAAGTGAAGCGTTTTCGTTATGCAACACCCTGATACTTTCAGAATTGAGCATGTGAGATCTAATTATGAAATGTTAGGAGGATATAAATGTTGTCATTGTGTTCTGTATCAGTTGAAGTTGTGTGGTTTCTTTGAGTCGATTTGCTATTGAGATGAGGAGCAAAGGTGCCTGCCATTCTACAAATGACTCTTCGGAGAAAGCGAGTATTCAGATCAACACCTCAAGCTGTATTGCAGTCCATTTCAGATTGAGGTCTTTCTTTGAAAACAAGATCTGATAATTACTACAGTGCCTAGTTCTGAATAAGTATGTAAACTTCTCTATAAAGTTAAAATGAGCATTTCCACAATGTGGAATCGCCATGATCACCTGTCCCCAAATCAACATGTTTTCAGTTTTATTATGTATAGAGCCTTACTGTGACAGTGTATTGAATTTGATGTGGGTAAAGTACTGTTTGTTTCCTTCCCTATCTAAAGATGGAGGTCAATGATTGCGGCCGAGTTTCACTCTCTTATTCTCATTCGCTCTCTCTGTCTGTTTCGTCATATAGAGCAGTGACTGAATGGAAATACTGAGCAATGGGTTTGCACAAGATCTGTGACTTCTTCCTTTGGAAGATACATTTATATCCAGGACATTACCAGGGTAAATTGCTCATGGATTCTACACAGCTTTTTCATAGTTAAATTTGTTTTAAAGAAGTGATGTGGTTTGCATTAGCTGTAAAATGCTTATATTCTGTTAGAGGAAATCACAAGTTTAGTCACGGGTTTAGTGGGTTTCCACTAGAGGAAGTGCTGGTTTTTCCTGTGTCATTAGTATTTGCTTATGTATTATTAAATTGGAATTTCTCTCAGTATATTCTTGCCTCGTCATTTGCGTATGTTCTTTTTCACAGGCTTCAAGTTTGGGCTACATTTAACAAAATAGCATGGTGTTAAGCAGTACCAAGGTTATGAGTCTGAATAAAAGTGTCTGTCAAATGCgtaaatgaaaagaaaagaaaaaaaaaacactaaacaacACTCATAGGAATGCGCTTTtttccataaaatgtaaaaatcaagttatttttattattattaacactttTTCCATTGTTTCATCACATTCAATACATTTCAAAATGCAGCATATCAAAAATGTCagtacataaaatgtaaatacatacaATGTATGTGCAAAATTGCAAAAACTGTGTATGCATAGGTTCTTTATTGGTTTATtcgatggttctttaaagaacactTAGCATCTACAAATCTTTCCATTCCACATAAAGATTCTGTATAATGGACAAAAAAGTTCCTTAGACATTTAAACAAAgctaaaggttccaaaagggtgctTTTGCAGTGacgtcatagaagaaccattttgggttccttaaataacctttcagtgaacagttcttagaaAAACAAAGGACCGTTTGTGCAGTGGAAAGGATACATTGATGTTAAAAGATCCAAGGTTCTTTTATTTTTCTTATCAATGCCAAAAAAATAAccttttccattccacaaaagattctttatagtaaaaaaaagttatttagatatttaaaatgttcaaatTACAAGCTTCAATCttaaggttccaaaagggtgttttaaCACTGATGTCATAggagaaccattttgggttcctcaAAGACCTTTCAGTGAATAGTTCTTAGAAGAACAAAGCTTTTTtcactatgaagaaccttttgtgcagtgAACATGTtccatagatgttaaaggttcttcatggaatcatcaatgccaataaagaaccttttccatTAAACGAAAGAttatttaaagtgaaaaacattcTTTAGATATTTTaacaaatgttcttcacactacactcttaaatataaaggttccaaaaaggtGTTTTAACACTGATGTCATAGAAGAGCCATTTTGGGTTCCTCAAAGACCTTTAGGTGAACAGAAGAACAAAGAAgcttttttttcactataaagaactTTGTGTGCagtggaaaggttccatggatgttaaatgttcttcTTGGCACCATCAACGACAATAAAAAAccttttccattccacaaaagaaTCTTTATACAGTAGTGGAAAAAAGTTCTTTAGAtacttaaaatgttcttcacactacaCTCTTAAATCTAAAGGTTCCAAAAAGGTGTTTTAACACTGACGTCATAGAAGAGCCATTTTGGGTTCCTCAAAGACCTTTAGGTGAACAGAAGAACAAAGAAgctttttttttcactataaagaacttttgtgcagtggaaaggttccatggatgttaaatgttcttcTTGGCACCATCAAcgacaataaagaacctttttccattccacaaaagagTCTTGATACAGTAGTGGAAAAAAGTTCTTTAGAtacttaaaatgttcttcacactacaCTCTTAAATCTAAAGGTTCCAAAAAGGTGTTTTAACACTGacgtcatagaagaaccattttgggttccaccaagacctttcagtgaacagttcttagaaGAACAAAGAAGTTTTTTtcacaataaagaaccttttgtgcagtggaaaggttccatggatgttaaaggttcttcttagaaccatcaatgccaataaagaaccttttccattccacaaaagattctttataggaaaaaaaaaaaaaaaaaaaaaaaaagttatttagatattttaaatgtttttcacaCCACACTCTCCAATCTAAAGGTCCCAAAAGGGTGTTTTAACActgatgtcatagaagaaccatgttgggttcctcaaaaatctttcagtgaacagttatTTGAAGAACAAACAACTTTGTTTCACTATAAACGATATTTTGTGCagtggaaaggttccatggatgttaaaggttcttcttgGAATCATCGatgtcaataaagaacctttatttttaagaggttctttaaagaactgatCTCTGAAAGGCTTTTAGGGaaccagaaatggttcttctgtggcattgctGCAAAAACTCTTCCCTTTTTTGAAAGTGTAACACAATCAACTCACTGAGATAGACTTTAGGCACCTTAAATTAGTACTGACTCAGAGTCCTCGTCATCAAATTCTGAGTATCTCACTCTTGATCACTTAAATAGAAGCTTGAACGTCTCCTCTCTGGTCAGCGTACTGGCAAATTATGACCCAATGTGTGCAGGAAGTCAGGACAGTCCCACTTCTGACAGCCCTGTGTCAGTAACACAGCCATATTTAGCATCTCTCTGCTGCTTCTCTAAATGAGAAATAAACATATGCTGAAGAAGCAGATATGCTTTGTTAAGTGCTTTCACAATCATGAAAAAGTCTCATATGTCACGTGAATGTCAGTTCTACATCTCCTAATTTAAGAGACAAAGTGTCCAGCTGGCAAGGTTCTTGTAGAAGTAGTGGACAGGTGATAAAAAGCGACGACTCGTCACAGTTCTCCGAAAAGTCTTTCAATCCCGATACATTCACAGACTGTAAAGGAGATTTTTTCAAATAGCTTGGTTTGTCATTGTCATTATCGGTTGTGAAAGTACAGCTGGTTTGCTCATGAGACAATGAATCACTGTCTGTCAGGAGCTTCCTGGTTTTGCACCACATGCAAGTCTCAACGTCAGAGCACATGCACATCATATGACCAGACCGATAGCCACTGCTAGGGCTGGCCATATTCAGATGGTCACTTTCAGCATCAGCTGAAGGACTCTGACTGCGATATCCATCCCCAACTACTACTATCTCAGAGAGGAGGTCACCGTCCGTTTCCTTGAGATTGTCGGATGCATCCTGGTTTCCCATTCCCAAGCCACTGTCCTCTTTTCTTTCAGTTTCACTGCTGGGATTTACTCCTCCATCTAGAAAAGGGAGCTCTTCCAGGCTTCTTCTTCCACTGCTGAGACTGTCCTCTGTGCCAGTCAGACTGCTACAGCCACTGTCTTCCTGTTCTATATGTTCGTCTGAGCCTTGGTTCTTAACCGAATGCTGCTGACCGACACTCACTCCGCTGTCTGTACTCTCTCTTCTGTCTTTGTCCTCCTCCAAAAGGTCCTCGTTCTCATCAAATGCTTTACTTTTTTCCGTTTTGTTGCTAGTCAGTAGCCATCCCTTGTCAGTGACTGTTTCCACTTGGATCAATCCTACATTCATAGGGTTCCATCCATTCACAGCGGATTTCtgatgaaaataaagttaaatattaaaaataaattaaatgtgattGTGGAGGAAATTCGTATTATTCAGCAGGGATGTATTCAATTGATGttctatttattaaataatccagaataaaaaaaaaaaaaatgaaaaaaaaaataataataatgtaacacTAATAATAACGAATCAAATAATActtattcagcagggatgcattacattgactttctattcattaaagaatcctgaataaatcagaataaaataaaataacataaattaacataaaataaaataaatgaaataatataaaataacataatattgTCAATGTCTCtgcaaaataatatttaacagtaataataactaaataaattataataattcagcagggatgcattaCAATTTCTTTCTATTACTTAAATGCtcctgaataaaataataataaactaaaaaaaaaaaaatacaataNNNNNNNNNNNNNNNNNNNNNNNNNNNNNNNNNNNNNNNNNNNNNNNNNNNNNNNNNNNNNNNNNNNNNNNNNNNNNNNNNNNNNNNNNNNNNNNNNNNNNNNNNNNNNNNNNNNNNNNNNNNNNNNNNNNNNNNNNNNNNNNNNNNNNNNNNNNNNNNNNNNNNNNNNNNNNNNNNNNNNNNNNNNNNNNNNNNNNNNNNNNNNNNNNNNNNNNNNNNNNNNNNNNNNNNNNNNNNNNNNNNNNNNNNNNNNNNNNNNNNNNNNNNNNNNNNNNNNNNNNNNNNNNNNNNNNNNNNNNNNNNNNNNNNNNNNNNNNNNNNNNNNNNNNNNNNNNNNNNNNNNNNNNNNNNNNNNNNNNNNNNNNNNNNNNNNNNNNNNNNNNNNNNNNNNNNNNNNNNNNNNNNNNNNNNNNNNNNNNNNNNNNNNNNNNNNNNNNNNNNN encodes the following:
- the il10ra gene encoding interleukin-10 receptor subunit alpha yields the protein MNVGLIQVETVTDKGWLLTSNKTEKSKAFDENEDLLEEDKDRRESTDSGVSVGQQHSVKNQGSDEHIEQEDSGCSSLTGTEDSLSSGRRSLEELPFLDGGVNPSSETERKEDSGLGMGNQDASDNLKETDGDLLSEIVVVGDGYRSQSPSADAESDHLNMASPSSGYRSGHMMCMCSDVETCMWCKTRKLLTDSDSLSHEQTSCTFTTDNDNDKPSYLKKSPLQSVNVSGLKDFSENCDESSLFITCPLLLQEPCQLDTLSLKLGDVELTFT